In a genomic window of Desulfovibrio inopinatus DSM 10711:
- the rpsG gene encoding 30S ribosomal protein S7: protein MPRKGPIPKRSVLPDPQFGSILVKKFINRMMFDGKKSVAEGVFYDSLDILAEKTNEDPLKAFEKAVGNVKPHTEVKSRRVGGATYQVPMEVRAERQVTLAIRWLVGFARKRGEKGMVARLSSELLDAYNNRGGAVKKKEDTHRMAEANKAFAHYRW, encoded by the coding sequence ATGCCTCGCAAAGGCCCAATCCCTAAGCGTAGTGTGCTGCCCGACCCACAGTTCGGCAGCATTTTGGTGAAGAAATTCATCAATCGTATGATGTTTGACGGCAAGAAGAGTGTTGCAGAGGGCGTATTTTACGATTCTCTCGATATTCTGGCCGAGAAGACCAACGAGGATCCGCTCAAGGCTTTCGAGAAAGCGGTTGGCAATGTTAAGCCGCACACCGAAGTCAAATCCCGCCGTGTTGGTGGTGCAACGTACCAAGTTCCCATGGAAGTCCGTGCTGAACGTCAGGTTACGTTGGCCATTCGCTGGCTGGTCGGATTCGCCCGGAAACGTGGTGAAAAAGGTATGGTTGCTCGCCTGTCCTCTGAGCTTCTCGATGCGTATAACAATCGCGGCGGCGCCGTGAAAAAAAAGGAAGACACCCATCGTATGGCCGAAGCCAACAAGGCTT
- the rpsL gene encoding 30S ribosomal protein S12 — MPTINQLIRKERQKIGKRKKTPALQECPQRRGVCTRVYTTTPKKPNSALRKVARVRLTNGIEVTSYIPGEGHNLQEHSVVMIRGGRVKDLPGVRYHIIRGTLDTAGVADRRQGRSKYGAKRPK, encoded by the coding sequence ATGCCAACGATCAACCAGTTGATTCGTAAGGAACGCCAGAAAATTGGGAAGCGCAAGAAAACCCCGGCTCTGCAGGAATGCCCGCAGCGTCGTGGGGTGTGCACACGTGTTTACACCACCACGCCGAAAAAGCCGAACTCAGCCTTGCGTAAGGTTGCCCGTGTTCGCTTGACGAACGGCATCGAGGTGACGTCCTACATTCCTGGTGAAGGACATAACCTGCAGGAGCACTCGGTCGTCATGATCCGCGGTGGCCGCGTCAAAGACTTGCCCGGTGTGCGTTACCATATCATCCGTGGCACGCTCGACACAGCCGGTGTGGCCGATCGTCGTCAGGGTCGTTCCAAGTACGGCGCTAAGCGTCCGAAATAA